In Candidatus Schekmanbacteria bacterium, the following proteins share a genomic window:
- a CDS encoding glycosyltransferase family 1 protein, protein MKKRLRILQTNSHRGGWGGQPNRILMKSIELTKRGHFVIIAVPSGSTLSQRAKEQSLPVYDDLAFDRKFKPYEKIEEILKIKNLIETEDIDIVHTHGSQDTWICAVAGRLAKNKPVIIRTRHNIFPIATHFFNRYLYRRIIDRVIAVSDGVTEIFEKNGLLPPQEIKIIPSSVDLDRFSPDDVEARETIRREFNIKENETLIGMVGRFAREKGHRVLLDAAQKIIENRKDVKFILAGEGPLEEELKNEVKEKGIADYVIFAGFRKDIPQFLSALDIFTLTPTAGESLGTAILEAFAMKKPVVAADLGGVHTSVRDGTTGFLFQPGNSEELAIKLSRLIEDKTLRVKFGEAGRRMIEEEFTKEKMAEATEEVYFEEFDKKLKRESAK, encoded by the coding sequence ATGAAGAAGAGGTTGAGAATACTGCAGACAAATAGTCATCGAGGCGGTTGGGGTGGACAGCCAAATAGAATCCTTATGAAATCCATAGAGCTTACAAAGAGAGGGCATTTTGTAATAATAGCAGTGCCTTCAGGCAGTACGCTTTCGCAGAGGGCAAAAGAGCAGTCTCTGCCTGTTTATGACGACCTCGCTTTTGACAGAAAGTTCAAGCCTTATGAGAAGATAGAAGAAATTCTCAAGATTAAAAATTTGATAGAAACTGAAGATATAGATATTGTACACACTCATGGTTCGCAGGATACTTGGATATGTGCAGTAGCAGGGCGTTTGGCAAAGAATAAGCCAGTTATTATAAGAACAAGGCATAATATATTTCCTATAGCCACTCATTTTTTTAACAGATATCTGTATAGAAGAATCATAGATAGAGTTATTGCAGTATCTGACGGCGTAACAGAAATTTTTGAAAAGAACGGGCTTTTGCCTCCACAAGAGATCAAGATAATTCCAAGCAGTGTTGATTTGGATAGATTTTCTCCTGATGATGTGGAAGCACGAGAGACAATCAGAAGGGAATTCAATATAAAGGAAAATGAGACACTGATTGGTATGGTTGGAAGATTTGCCCGTGAAAAAGGACATAGAGTACTTCTTGATGCTGCTCAAAAAATTATAGAAAACAGGAAAGATGTGAAATTTATTCTTGCAGGTGAAGGACCTCTCGAAGAAGAATTGAAAAATGAAGTAAAGGAAAAAGGTATTGCCGATTATGTCATCTTTGCAGGATTTAGAAAAGATATTCCTCAGTTTTTATCTGCACTCGATATTTTCACATTGACTCCTACTGCAGGAGAGTCACTTGGCACTGCTATACTTGAAGCATTTGCAATGAAAAAACCGGTAGTTGCAGCAGATTTGGGAGGTGTGCATACATCGGTAAGAGATGGTACGACAGGCTTCCTTTTTCAACCGGGAAACAGTGAGGAGCTTGCCATAAAGCTTTCAAGGTTGATTGAAGACAAAACATTGCGCGTAAAGTTTGGAGAAGCAGGAAGAAGAATGATTGAAGAAGA
- a CDS encoding peptidyl-prolyl cis-trans isomerase — QEILKKVLDGIINWNVLYLTGKEKKLDEEETFKIEAEKTRIGILSGMYLHKKVAEEAVIPDKKIKEYYEKLKGYFKGKELDDEIKSKIRVIILNKDFEKYSRAIINQVKKNHNFSIEKEKISSLVKNASPSEDNTIIGKVDDYTLTWGAFKKFLGRELTEKDKGNVVIMVRNFLEKRMLAEEAERIGMDKSDSFKKDMHHFEKNAIALAMRKKILKEVAPTEKELREYYKKNKKNYTIPESVDLNLMVVEKEEEAKKIRKILDENFKKFTDLAFEYSLIEDAKNNNGVYELLTKKKLKKIVGNTLTKKIFSSAVGKIEGPIKTEKGYSIYRVNAHREEKITPFDKVKDDILVNLQEEKVRERINKLRENYRIKTYLENVNFSRS, encoded by the coding sequence CAAGAGATACTTAAAAAAGTTCTCGATGGAATTATAAATTGGAATGTCCTGTATCTTACTGGAAAAGAGAAAAAGCTCGATGAGGAAGAGACTTTCAAGATTGAAGCAGAAAAGACGAGAATAGGCATTCTCTCTGGAATGTATCTTCACAAAAAGGTTGCTGAAGAAGCAGTAATTCCTGATAAGAAAATTAAAGAGTATTATGAAAAGCTGAAAGGATATTTCAAAGGGAAAGAGCTCGATGATGAGATAAAATCAAAGATAAGAGTTATAATTCTAAATAAAGATTTTGAGAAATATTCAAGAGCAATAATAAACCAAGTCAAAAAGAATCACAATTTTTCAATAGAGAAAGAAAAGATTTCATCATTGGTAAAAAATGCTTCCCCTTCAGAGGATAATACAATAATTGGGAAGGTAGATGATTATACGCTTACTTGGGGCGCATTCAAAAAATTTCTTGGCAGGGAACTTACAGAGAAAGACAAGGGTAATGTGGTGATAATGGTTAGAAATTTTTTGGAAAAGAGAATGCTTGCAGAAGAAGCTGAGAGAATTGGTATGGATAAATCTGATTCCTTTAAGAAGGATATGCATCATTTTGAGAAAAATGCCATTGCCCTTGCAATGAGAAAGAAAATTTTAAAAGAGGTTGCCCCTACAGAAAAGGAGTTGAGGGAATATTATAAGAAAAATAAGAAAAATTATACGATACCCGAATCCGTGGATTTAAACCTTATGGTAGTTGAAAAAGAGGAGGAAGCAAAGAAAATAAGAAAGATTCTTGATGAGAATTTCAAAAAATTCACTGACCTTGCATTTGAATATTCTCTGATTGAAGATGCCAAAAATAACAATGGAGTTTATGAATTGTTAACAAAAAAGAAGCTAAAGAAAATCGTGGGCAATACACTGACAAAGAAAATATTTTCTTCAGCAGTGGGGAAGATTGAAGGACCAATAAAAACTGAAAAGGGATATTCCATATATAGAGTCAATGCCCACAGGGAAGAGAAGATAACTCCCTTTGATAAAGTTAAAGACGATATTTTAGTGAATTTGCAGGAAGAGAAGGTAAGGGAAAGGATAAATAAGCTTCGTGAGAATTACAGGATAAAAACATATCTTGAAAATGTCAATTTCAGCAGAAGCTAA
- a CDS encoding glycosyltransferase family 1 protein, translating to MPDRRPLNILQISSTRKRGGSGASAMMLVKKLFERGHNVIYVCRESSLGYRELYKKGVKTITSIDMKSGFKPSIAFIKSYRRDIQCLKSIIKAEKIDIVHMHSSPEGWRGTLAVMRMKNRPALIRSRHIVVPVKRNIANLWMFNRMTDSVIAVNEGIRQNYFDHGKYDKEKIVTIYDGVDADRFDPSKYDRMKVRKELGISENTPLIAVIARIAKVKGHNFMIDAMKRIIQKFPDAILAIAGQRGRKQNVGLYEKLVNKTIKMGLKKNIRFLDFREDVPEILAAADIFVLPSIGSEGSSRGTLEAMAMAKPCITTTVGILPEIVEDEVTGILVKPEDSDAIANAVIDLLSNKNKATLMGERAREKILKDFTEDAMVEKVENLYYRILEKRGKLN from the coding sequence ATGCCTGATAGAAGACCATTGAATATTCTTCAGATTTCAAGCACAAGAAAAAGAGGCGGCTCAGGTGCAAGCGCAATGATGCTTGTAAAGAAGCTATTTGAAAGGGGACACAATGTTATATATGTATGTAGAGAATCGAGTCTCGGTTATAGAGAGCTTTATAAGAAAGGTGTCAAGACGATTACATCAATCGATATGAAAAGTGGTTTTAAGCCCTCAATTGCCTTCATAAAATCCTATAGGCGGGATATTCAATGTTTGAAGAGCATTATAAAGGCAGAAAAGATAGATATAGTGCATATGCATTCTTCTCCTGAAGGATGGCGCGGTACGCTTGCAGTAATGAGGATGAAAAATAGGCCTGCCCTGATAAGAAGTCGCCACATTGTTGTCCCTGTTAAGAGAAATATTGCGAATCTTTGGATGTTTAATCGTATGACTGATTCAGTGATTGCCGTGAATGAAGGCATAAGGCAGAACTATTTTGATCACGGAAAATATGATAAAGAAAAGATTGTAACAATATATGATGGAGTTGATGCTGACAGGTTTGACCCTTCTAAATATGACAGAATGAAGGTTAGAAAGGAGTTGGGAATAAGTGAAAATACGCCTTTAATTGCCGTTATTGCAAGGATTGCAAAGGTTAAAGGGCACAACTTTATGATCGATGCTATGAAAAGGATAATTCAAAAGTTCCCGGATGCAATTCTTGCCATTGCAGGTCAAAGAGGAAGAAAACAAAATGTAGGACTTTATGAAAAACTTGTTAACAAAACAATCAAGATGGGCTTGAAGAAGAATATTAGATTTCTCGATTTTAGAGAAGATGTTCCTGAAATATTGGCTGCTGCGGATATTTTTGTGCTTCCTTCCATTGGTTCGGAGGGGTCAAGCAGAGGCACTCTTGAAGCAATGGCAATGGCAAAGCCATGTATAACGACAACTGTTGGAATACTGCCTGAAATTGTTGAAGATGAAGTTACAGGCATTCTCGTCAAGCCTGAGGACAGTGATGCTATTGCTAATGCCGTTATTGATCTTTTGTCGAACAAAAATAAAGCGACATTGATGGGAGAAAGAGCAAGAGAAAAGATTCTTAAAGATTTTACTGAAGATGCAATGGTTGAAAAGGTAGAGAATCTCTATTATCGGATTTTGGAGAAAAGAGGCAAATTGAACTAA
- a CDS encoding glycosyltransferase family 2 protein encodes MREKLTALIPCCNEEENIRDCLESVKWADEIFVVDSFSNDRTVEIAKEYTSRVIQHEYINSATQKNWAIPQASNEWVLIVDSDERVTPDLRDEIINILSSNPRYDGYYIPRKNFFLGREVKYGGWGYENDLNIRLFRRDKGRYEDKEVHADIIIDGKVGRIKEPFLHYSYNSLEQYMKKMSRYTNWAAMDLCKKHKRIGVTHLLFRPFFTFLKMYVLKFGFLDGIRGIILAFLSSYYVYIKYAKAWEMINAENIKKPEAHPRSEK; translated from the coding sequence ATGAGAGAAAAACTGACGGCACTAATTCCCTGCTGTAATGAAGAGGAAAATATAAGGGATTGTCTTGAAAGCGTAAAATGGGCTGATGAGATATTTGTAGTAGATTCTTTCAGTAACGACAGGACAGTGGAAATTGCAAAAGAATATACCTCTCGAGTAATTCAGCACGAGTATATCAATTCAGCTACACAGAAAAATTGGGCAATACCTCAAGCATCTAATGAATGGGTGTTGATTGTTGATTCTGATGAGAGAGTTACTCCTGACTTGAGAGATGAGATAATCAATATCCTGTCTTCAAATCCTCGATATGACGGTTATTATATTCCAAGAAAGAATTTCTTTCTTGGCAGAGAAGTTAAATACGGCGGATGGGGTTATGAGAATGACCTTAATATTAGGCTTTTTAGAAGAGATAAGGGCAGATATGAAGATAAGGAAGTCCATGCTGATATCATTATAGATGGTAAAGTAGGCAGAATCAAAGAGCCATTTTTACATTATTCATACAACTCACTTGAGCAATATATGAAGAAGATGTCGCGCTATACAAACTGGGCGGCAATGGATCTTTGCAAAAAGCACAAAAGAATAGGTGTTACTCATCTTCTCTTTCGCCCTTTCTTTACATTTTTGAAAATGTATGTTCTAAAATTTGGTTTTTTGGACGGAATTAGAGGCATAATCCTTGCCTTTCTTTCCTCCTATTATGTTTATATTAAATATGCAAAAGCATGGGAAATGATAAATGCCGAAAACATCAAAAAACCAGAGGCGCATCCTCGTAGTGAGAAATGA
- a CDS encoding glycosyltransferase family 9 protein, which translates to MPKTSKNQRRILVVRNDKVGDLIIATPALKALRESFPDAFISAWVSIYAKDVLSNNPYVDKVIVEDENGKHKGLRGLLLLVEEIKKERFDTAVVIFPFFRNALAVFLARIPIRISTGFRWYQFLFNRLTYLRRSKALRHEIDYAVELVEMAGAKPIKGLPELYPSKDDYNYAEDFFSKNGIRKDNNIIIGINPGSGLSARKWPEKCYIELSKRLIEKIGADIIIFWGPGEKAMAEEMARAIGKGSVIASETNILQLAAFISNCSLFITNNTGPMHIAAATDTPMIAIFDPKKACAPERWGYEDEKRIVLKPNIDCNDSCRKKRCGYDECMELVTVDMVFKSAQKLLGSEILNQRKEGENA; encoded by the coding sequence ATGCCGAAAACATCAAAAAACCAGAGGCGCATCCTCGTAGTGAGAAATGATAAGGTTGGCGACCTTATCATTGCCACTCCTGCGTTAAAAGCGTTGAGAGAATCATTCCCTGATGCCTTTATTTCAGCATGGGTCAGTATTTATGCAAAGGATGTACTTTCTAACAATCCTTATGTTGATAAGGTTATAGTAGAAGATGAAAATGGGAAGCATAAAGGATTAAGAGGGCTTTTACTCTTGGTTGAAGAGATCAAAAAAGAGAGATTTGACACTGCCGTCGTTATTTTCCCTTTTTTCAGAAATGCATTGGCTGTTTTTCTTGCGCGAATCCCTATACGAATATCTACAGGTTTTAGATGGTACCAATTTCTTTTCAATCGATTGACTTATCTAAGAAGGTCAAAGGCATTGAGACATGAAATAGATTATGCAGTAGAGCTCGTTGAGATGGCAGGAGCAAAACCGATCAAAGGGTTGCCTGAGCTTTATCCGTCAAAGGATGATTACAACTATGCTGAAGATTTTTTTTCTAAAAACGGCATTAGAAAAGATAATAATATTATAATAGGGATCAATCCCGGTTCAGGCCTTTCAGCAAGAAAGTGGCCTGAAAAATGTTATATAGAACTTTCAAAAAGATTGATTGAAAAGATTGGAGCTGACATTATTATTTTTTGGGGACCGGGAGAAAAGGCAATGGCAGAAGAAATGGCGAGAGCTATTGGGAAAGGTTCAGTGATTGCGAGTGAAACCAATATCTTACAGCTTGCCGCATTTATATCTAATTGCTCTCTTTTCATTACAAACAATACTGGACCAATGCATATTGCAGCGGCTACGGATACTCCTATGATAGCAATTTTTGACCCTAAGAAGGCATGCGCGCCTGAAAGATGGGGATATGAAGATGAAAAACGTATAGTACTGAAGCCTAATATAGATTGCAATGACTCCTGCAGAAAAAAGAGATGCGGATATGATGAGTGTATGGAGTTGGTGACTGTTGATATGGTTTTCAAATCAGCGCAGAAGCTATTGGGGTCTGAAATATTAAATCAGCGAAAGGAAGGAGAAAATGCCTGA